From Immundisolibacter sp., a single genomic window includes:
- the leuC gene encoding 3-isopropylmalate dehydratase large subunit, with amino-acid sequence MTGKTLYDKLWDSHVVHTETDGSVLLYVDRHLIHEVTSPQAFEGLTLSGRRPWRTAANLAVADHNVPTTDRSVGIADPVSREQVETLDRNCDTFGITEFRMNDPRQGVVHIIGPEQGATLPGMTVVCGDSHTSTHGAFAALAYGIGTSEVEHVLATQTLPQRKSKNMQVRVDGSLGPHVYAKDMILAIIGAIGTAGGTGYAIEFAGEAVRGLSMEGRMTLCNMAIEAGARVGLVAVDDTTVDYIRGRPFAPQGLALEQAAAAWRGLVSDPDARFDRVVELDAAAIIPQVTWGTSPEMVLPVDGRVPDPAAETDPARAEGMRRALDYMALEAGTPLAAIAIDKVFIGSCTNGRIEDFRVAATVLKGRKVAGNVRLALAVPGSGLVKRQAEAEGLDEIFRAAGFEWREAGCSMCLAMNADQLEPGERCASTSNRNFEGRQGQGGRTHLVSPAMAAAAAIAGHFVDVRQL; translated from the coding sequence ATGACCGGCAAAACCCTTTACGACAAGCTGTGGGATTCCCACGTCGTGCACACCGAAACCGATGGTTCGGTGCTGCTGTATGTCGACCGTCATCTGATTCATGAGGTGACTTCGCCGCAGGCCTTCGAGGGTCTGACGCTGTCGGGTCGCCGACCGTGGCGCACCGCGGCCAACCTGGCAGTGGCCGACCATAACGTGCCGACCACCGACCGCAGTGTCGGTATCGCCGACCCGGTGTCGCGTGAGCAGGTCGAAACGCTGGACCGCAACTGCGACACCTTCGGCATCACCGAATTTCGCATGAACGATCCGCGCCAGGGCGTGGTGCACATCATCGGTCCGGAGCAGGGCGCCACCCTGCCGGGCATGACGGTGGTGTGCGGCGATTCGCACACGTCGACCCACGGTGCATTCGCGGCCCTGGCCTACGGCATCGGCACCTCCGAGGTCGAGCACGTGCTGGCCACGCAGACGCTGCCGCAGCGAAAGTCGAAAAACATGCAGGTGCGGGTCGATGGCAGCCTGGGTCCGCATGTTTACGCCAAGGACATGATCCTGGCCATCATTGGCGCCATCGGCACCGCCGGTGGTACTGGCTATGCCATCGAGTTTGCCGGTGAGGCGGTGCGTGGGCTGTCCATGGAAGGGCGCATGACGCTGTGCAACATGGCCATCGAGGCCGGCGCGCGTGTTGGCCTGGTAGCGGTCGACGACACCACCGTCGACTACATCCGTGGCCGTCCGTTTGCGCCTCAGGGGCTGGCCTTGGAGCAGGCCGCTGCCGCCTGGCGGGGGCTGGTGTCCGATCCCGATGCCCGCTTCGACCGGGTCGTGGAATTGGACGCCGCCGCCATCATCCCGCAGGTGACCTGGGGCACCTCGCCCGAGATGGTGTTGCCGGTCGATGGCCGGGTGCCCGATCCGGCCGCCGAAACCGATCCGGCCCGCGCCGAGGGCATGCGCCGGGCGCTTGATTACATGGCGCTCGAAGCCGGTACACCGCTGGCCGCCATTGCCATCGACAAGGTGTTTATCGGTTCCTGCACCAATGGCCGCATCGAGGACTTTCGGGTTGCCGCGACCGTGCTCAAGGGCCGCAAGGTGGCTGGCAACGTGCGCCTGGCCCTGGCTGTGCCGGGCTCGGGCCTGGTCAAGCGCCAGGCCGAGGCCGAGGGGCTGGACGAAATCTTCCGCGCCGCCGGGTTCGAGTGGCGCGAGGCAGGCTGCTCCATGTGCCTGGCCATGAATGCCGATCAGCTGGAGCCTGGCGAGCGCTGCGCGTCTACCTCCAATCGCAACTTCGAGGGGCGCCAGGGGCAGGGCGGGCGCACCCATCTGGTCAGCCCGGCGATGGCCGCGGCGGCCGCGATCGCCGGGCATTTTGTGGACGTAAGGCAACTATGA
- a CDS encoding aspartate-semialdehyde dehydrogenase, whose amino-acid sequence MSRKYNVAVVGATGAVGETMLEVLAERNFPLGELYALASERSVGKMVTCGDRRLRVQDLATFDFSKAQIGLFSAGGSVSAEYAPRAVDAGCVVIDNTSHFRNDPDIPLVVPEVNAVDIAEYRNRGIIANPNCSTIQLVVALKPLHDVARVRRINVATYQSVSGTGKKAIEELAGQTAKLLNGQSIEPTVYPRQIAFNALPHIDSFQDNGYTREEMKMVWETRKILGDQQIEVNPTCVRIPVFYGHSEVVHVEFEQPLTADEARRLLTQAPGVRVVDEHVPGGYPTAVEAAGTDWVYVGRIREDISHPCGLDLWVVSDNIRKGAATNSVQIAELLVAGYLDA is encoded by the coding sequence ATGAGTCGTAAATACAACGTAGCGGTCGTTGGCGCCACAGGGGCTGTCGGCGAAACCATGCTTGAGGTCCTGGCGGAGCGAAACTTTCCGTTGGGCGAGTTGTACGCGCTGGCCAGCGAGCGGTCGGTCGGCAAGATGGTCACCTGCGGCGATCGGCGCCTGCGCGTGCAGGACCTGGCCACGTTCGATTTCTCGAAAGCCCAGATCGGCCTGTTCTCGGCCGGCGGGTCGGTGTCGGCCGAATACGCGCCGCGCGCGGTGGACGCCGGCTGCGTGGTAATCGACAACACCTCGCACTTCCGGAACGATCCGGACATCCCACTGGTGGTCCCGGAGGTCAACGCGGTTGATATCGCGGAGTATCGCAACCGCGGCATCATCGCCAATCCGAACTGTTCCACCATTCAACTGGTCGTGGCGCTCAAGCCGCTTCACGACGTTGCCCGGGTGCGCCGCATCAACGTCGCGACCTATCAGTCGGTATCTGGCACCGGGAAAAAAGCCATCGAGGAGTTGGCCGGCCAGACCGCCAAACTGCTCAATGGTCAGTCGATCGAGCCAACGGTTTATCCGAGGCAAATCGCTTTCAACGCCCTTCCACACATCGACAGCTTCCAGGACAACGGATACACCCGCGAAGAGATGAAGATGGTTTGGGAAACCCGCAAGATTCTCGGCGACCAGCAGATTGAGGTAAATCCCACCTGCGTGCGCATTCCGGTTTTCTATGGTCACTCGGAAGTGGTGCATGTGGAGTTCGAGCAGCCGCTGACCGCCGATGAAGCGCGTCGCCTGTTGACGCAGGCCCCGGGGGTCAGGGTGGTTGACGAGCATGTTCCCGGTGGTTATCCCACCGCGGTCGAGGCGGCCGGTACCGACTGGGTTTATGTCGGTCGGATTCGCGAGGATATTTCCCACCCCTGTGGGCTTGATCTGTGGGTCGTTTCGGACAATATCCGCAAGGGTGCGGCGACCAATAGTGTGCAGATAGCGGAGTTGCTGGTCGCAGGATATCTGGACGCATGA
- the leuB gene encoding 3-isopropylmalate dehydrogenase: protein MTSKLLLLPGDGIGPEILAEAEKLLACLQADFGMGFECERGLIGGCAIDATGRPLPDETVSLARAADAVLLGAVGGPKWDQGPPALRPERGLLGIRKALGLYANLRPALLFPELASASTLKSEVVAGLDILIIRELTGGIYFGEPRGVDTLPDGSREGRNTMVYGEAEIERIGRTGFDIARRRGRRLCSVDKANVLETSQLWREVMTRLAAEYPDVELSHMYVDNAAMQLVRAPKQFDVVVTENLFGDILSDCAAMLTGSIGMLPSASLNETGFGLYEPVHGSAPDIAGQHKANPLATLLSVAMLLRYSLGQQDTADRVERAVGSVLRQGLRTRDIAVTGDTLVSTALMGDAVVAALRADV from the coding sequence ATGACATCCAAGCTGCTGTTGCTGCCGGGAGACGGCATCGGGCCGGAAATCCTGGCTGAAGCGGAAAAGCTGCTGGCGTGCCTGCAAGCGGATTTCGGTATGGGCTTCGAGTGCGAGCGCGGGCTGATCGGGGGTTGCGCCATTGATGCCACCGGCAGGCCCTTGCCTGATGAGACGGTGAGCCTGGCACGTGCCGCGGACGCCGTGCTGCTGGGTGCGGTCGGTGGCCCGAAATGGGACCAGGGTCCCCCGGCGCTGCGCCCGGAGCGGGGCCTGCTTGGCATCCGAAAGGCGCTTGGGCTGTACGCCAACCTGCGCCCGGCCCTGCTGTTTCCGGAGTTGGCCAGTGCCTCGACCTTGAAGTCCGAGGTGGTGGCAGGTCTGGACATCCTGATCATCCGGGAGCTTACCGGCGGTATTTATTTTGGCGAGCCGCGCGGTGTCGATACCTTGCCCGACGGCAGCCGCGAAGGCCGTAACACCATGGTGTACGGCGAGGCGGAGATCGAGCGCATTGGGCGCACCGGCTTCGACATCGCCCGCCGTCGCGGCCGCCGGCTGTGCTCGGTGGACAAGGCCAACGTGTTGGAGACCAGCCAGCTGTGGCGCGAGGTGATGACCCGTCTGGCCGCCGAGTATCCGGACGTGGAACTGAGTCACATGTATGTCGACAATGCCGCCATGCAGCTGGTGCGGGCACCGAAACAGTTCGATGTGGTCGTTACCGAGAACCTGTTCGGCGACATCCTGTCCGACTGCGCCGCCATGTTGACCGGGTCGATTGGAATGCTGCCGTCGGCCTCGCTGAACGAGACCGGCTTTGGCCTGTATGAGCCGGTACACGGCTCGGCCCCGGACATTGCCGGCCAGCACAAGGCCAATCCGCTGGCCACGCTGCTGTCGGTAGCCATGCTGCTGCGCTACAGCCTGGGCCAGCAGGACACCGCCGACCGCGTCGAGCGGGCGGTGGGCAGTGTGTTGCGGCAGGGCTTGCGTACCAGAGACATTGCGGTGACCGGCGACACGCTGGTGTCCACCGCGCTGATGGGCGATGCCGTGGTGGCGGCGCTGCGGGCTGACGTTTGA
- a CDS encoding entericidin A/B family lipoprotein, with product MNCVKLLLAAGLLLSLSACNTLAGIGKDVQRGGEAIEKSAK from the coding sequence ATGAACTGCGTGAAGTTACTGTTGGCCGCGGGCCTGTTGCTGTCACTGTCCGCCTGCAACACCCTCGCCGGCATTGGCAAGGACGTGCAGAGGGGTGGTGAAGCGATCGAGAAGTCAGCGAAGTAA
- the leuD gene encoding 3-isopropylmalate dehydratase small subunit, producing the protein MDAFTSLVGVVLPIDRANVDTDAIIPKQFLKSVKRSGFGPNLFDEWRYLDHGEPNQDCSGRPLNPDFVLNQPRYRDAQIVLARRNFGCGSSREHAVWALVGYGIRAVIAPSFAEIFYNNAFKNGLLPVALAEDVVDRLFGDVKANEGYRLTVDLEALQVRTPDGQVFAFELEADRRHRLLNGLDDIALTLGHADAIRAYEAQRATEAPWLFPDRAGSPR; encoded by the coding sequence ATGGACGCGTTTACCTCCCTGGTCGGCGTGGTGCTGCCGATTGACCGCGCCAATGTCGATACCGACGCCATCATCCCCAAGCAGTTCCTGAAGTCGGTCAAACGCAGCGGCTTCGGGCCGAATCTGTTTGACGAGTGGCGCTATCTGGATCATGGCGAGCCGAACCAGGATTGCTCCGGTCGGCCGCTGAATCCGGATTTCGTGCTCAACCAGCCGCGGTACCGTGACGCACAAATCGTGTTGGCGCGCCGTAATTTCGGCTGTGGATCAAGTCGCGAGCATGCTGTCTGGGCACTGGTTGGGTATGGCATCCGTGCCGTGATCGCGCCGAGCTTTGCGGAAATCTTCTACAACAATGCGTTCAAGAACGGCTTGTTGCCGGTGGCCCTGGCCGAGGACGTGGTCGATCGTCTGTTCGGCGACGTCAAGGCGAACGAAGGCTACCGGCTGACGGTAGATCTGGAGGCCTTGCAGGTGCGCACGCCCGATGGGCAGGTTTTCGCGTTCGAGCTTGAAGCAGATCGTCGTCACCGCTTGCTGAACGGTCTTGATGACATCGCACTGACCCTTGGCCACGCCGACGCCATCCGGGCTTACGAGGCGCAGCGTGCCACCGAGGCGCCGTGGCTGTTCCCCGACCGCGCCGGGTCGCCGCGATGA